A window from Fictibacillus halophilus encodes these proteins:
- the sigB gene encoding RNA polymerase sigma factor SigB: protein MSTESHQRLHSKEQVYAWIDELQQDPKNEEIQTNLVLQYQDLVHSLARKFSKGKSIHDDLVQVGMIGLLAAFRRYDKTFGRSFESFAVPTIVGEIKRFIRDKTWSVHVPRRIKELGPRIKKAVEELTTRLQRSPKIFEIAEYLEVSEEEVLETMEMGKSYQALSVDSSIEADQEGSTVTLLDLVGSNDAGFDQIDKRMLLEKAFGVLSEREREILQCTYFENLSQKETGERLDISQMHVSRLQRRALEKLKEALRVSPSEALK, encoded by the coding sequence ATGTCGACAGAATCTCACCAGCGCCTTCACAGTAAAGAACAAGTCTATGCTTGGATCGATGAACTACAGCAAGACCCGAAGAATGAAGAAATTCAGACTAATCTCGTCTTGCAGTATCAAGACTTAGTTCATTCGCTAGCTCGAAAGTTTTCTAAAGGCAAGAGCATTCATGATGATTTAGTACAAGTCGGTATGATTGGATTGCTTGCTGCTTTTAGAAGGTACGACAAAACATTTGGAAGATCATTTGAATCTTTCGCTGTTCCAACAATCGTCGGGGAGATCAAACGTTTTATCCGTGATAAAACATGGAGTGTTCACGTACCTCGTAGAATTAAAGAATTAGGTCCAAGAATCAAGAAAGCCGTGGAAGAACTAACTACTCGTTTACAGAGATCACCGAAAATCTTTGAAATTGCAGAGTACCTAGAAGTTTCTGAAGAAGAAGTTCTAGAGACGATGGAGATGGGCAAAAGTTATCAAGCTCTATCCGTAGATAGTTCCATTGAAGCTGATCAAGAAGGAAGTACAGTTACACTACTCGATCTAGTTGGTTCCAATGATGCTGGTTTTGATCAAATTGATAAAAGAATGCTGCTGGAAAAAGCTTTCGGTGTTCTTTCTGAACGCGAACGTGAAATCCTTCAATGTACGTATTTCGAGAATTTAAGTCAAAAGGAAACGGGAGAACGTTTAGATATTTCTCAAATGCATGTTTCCCGACTTCAACGACGAGCACTTGAAAAACTAAAAGAAGCTTTGCGAGTATCACCTTCGGAGGCTCTTAAATGA
- a CDS encoding STAS domain-containing protein: MNLQINQDQINETYELKLSGEVDAYTAPKLKEVMLPLTEKEGNIVIVDLSGIDYMDSTGLGIFVGALKSSKANSSSLKLRGMTERVKRIFEITGLTEVMDIESGVKGEAL; encoded by the coding sequence ATGAATTTGCAAATAAATCAAGATCAAATAAATGAAACATACGAACTAAAACTTTCCGGAGAAGTTGATGCGTATACGGCTCCTAAGTTAAAAGAAGTGATGCTTCCTTTAACTGAAAAAGAAGGAAACATCGTAATTGTAGACCTTTCTGGAATTGATTATATGGATAGCACAGGGCTAGGTATTTTCGTGGGAGCATTAAAATCTTCCAAAGCAAATAGCAGCTCTTTAAAATTACGAGGCATGACAGAACGCGTTAAACGTATTTTTGAAATTACTGGATTAACGGAAGTAATGGATATTGAAAGTGGAGTAAAGGGGGAGGCGCTATGA
- a CDS encoding Tex family protein: METELNVKGKQINQVIALLEEGNTVPFIARYRKELTGGLDEVQIKDIMDRWTYLQNLASRKEEILRLIEEQGKLTEELTAAIAKAQKLQDLEDIYRPYKQKRRTKATVAKEKGLEPLASWLLEQRNDDPLAEAASYINEEKEVNSAEDALSGAKDIIAEMLSDDADMRKWIREDTFSKGEIKTDGKNTELDEKKVFEMYYEYQEPIRKIVPHRVLAANRGEKENILRVGIAAPSELIVSKMERKVVKRSSSPAVPFIIEAIEDAYKRLIAPSIEREIRAALTEQAEERAIHIFSENVRSLLLQAPLKGKVVLGVDPAYRTGCKLGVVDETGKVLHIQTIYPTPPRSEVEKSAAVVKKLIDQYDIEIAAIGNGTASRETEQFIAETLKDLEKSVAYVIVNEAGASVYSASTVAREEFPDLQVEERSAVSIARRLQDPLAELVKIDPKSIGVGQYQHDVSQKRLGEEISFVVETAVNQVGVNVNTASSSLLQYVSGLSKTVAQNIIVKRNEVGKFKNRTELKKIPRLGAKTYEQCIGFLRVVDGDQPLDQTGIHPESYPATKALLKELGFKPADIGSDALAEKLKSLSLEATSEKLDIGVPTLKDVIEGLMKPGRDPRDAFSGPVLKTDVLKMEDLSQGMELQGTVRNVVDFGAFVDIGVKQDGLVHISKLTDRFVKNPMDVVSVGQVVTVWVDSVDVAKQRIALTMISPK; encoded by the coding sequence ATGGAAACCGAATTGAACGTAAAAGGAAAACAAATTAACCAAGTTATTGCTCTTCTTGAAGAAGGAAACACAGTCCCATTTATTGCTCGTTATCGAAAAGAATTAACGGGCGGGTTAGATGAAGTACAGATCAAAGACATTATGGACCGATGGACATATTTGCAAAACTTAGCTTCCCGTAAAGAAGAGATCCTTCGTTTAATAGAAGAACAAGGAAAATTAACGGAAGAATTAACGGCAGCAATTGCAAAAGCGCAAAAGCTTCAAGATTTAGAAGATATTTATCGTCCATACAAACAAAAGAGAAGAACAAAGGCGACAGTAGCGAAAGAAAAAGGTCTCGAACCGTTAGCTTCGTGGTTGCTAGAGCAAAGAAATGATGATCCACTTGCGGAAGCGGCATCATACATAAACGAAGAAAAAGAAGTCAATTCTGCTGAAGATGCATTGTCTGGTGCCAAAGATATCATTGCTGAAATGCTGTCTGACGATGCAGATATGCGAAAATGGATTCGGGAAGACACGTTTTCAAAAGGCGAGATCAAAACAGATGGAAAGAATACAGAGTTGGATGAGAAAAAAGTGTTCGAAATGTACTATGAATACCAAGAACCCATCCGTAAGATTGTTCCACACCGTGTTTTGGCCGCTAATCGTGGGGAAAAAGAAAATATTTTAAGAGTAGGGATTGCTGCTCCTTCAGAACTGATCGTTTCGAAGATGGAGAGAAAAGTAGTGAAACGCTCGAGCTCACCGGCTGTACCTTTTATTATTGAAGCGATTGAAGATGCGTATAAGCGATTGATTGCACCTTCCATCGAACGAGAAATTAGAGCTGCTTTAACAGAACAAGCGGAAGAGCGGGCAATTCATATTTTTTCTGAAAATGTAAGAAGTCTTCTATTACAAGCACCACTCAAAGGAAAAGTTGTTCTAGGAGTTGACCCTGCCTATAGAACGGGTTGCAAACTAGGGGTAGTCGATGAAACGGGTAAAGTGCTTCATATCCAGACGATCTATCCGACACCGCCGCGATCAGAGGTCGAAAAATCGGCGGCTGTTGTAAAAAAACTGATCGATCAGTATGATATTGAGATCGCTGCGATCGGAAACGGAACAGCATCACGTGAAACAGAGCAATTTATTGCTGAAACATTAAAAGACCTAGAGAAATCGGTAGCTTACGTCATCGTTAATGAAGCGGGAGCGAGTGTGTATTCAGCATCCACCGTCGCTCGAGAGGAGTTTCCGGACCTCCAAGTTGAAGAAAGAAGCGCGGTATCCATAGCGCGAAGACTTCAAGATCCATTAGCTGAACTTGTTAAAATCGATCCAAAGTCTATTGGAGTTGGTCAATATCAGCATGATGTTTCTCAAAAAAGATTGGGTGAAGAAATTTCTTTTGTTGTTGAAACAGCGGTTAACCAAGTGGGTGTTAACGTAAATACAGCGTCATCGTCTCTTCTTCAATACGTATCAGGATTGTCCAAAACCGTTGCGCAGAACATAATTGTTAAGCGAAACGAGGTAGGAAAGTTCAAGAATAGAACAGAACTTAAGAAGATTCCTCGTCTTGGTGCAAAAACGTATGAGCAATGTATCGGATTTTTACGTGTAGTAGACGGGGATCAACCACTTGATCAGACGGGTATACACCCGGAAAGCTATCCGGCAACGAAAGCTTTATTAAAAGAACTTGGATTCAAACCGGCGGATATCGGTTCTGACGCTCTTGCAGAAAAGTTAAAATCACTTTCACTCGAAGCGACATCAGAAAAACTAGATATTGGCGTTCCAACTTTAAAAGACGTCATTGAAGGACTCATGAAACCAGGAAGAGATCCTCGTGATGCATTCTCTGGGCCAGTCCTTAAAACAGATGTTCTTAAGATGGAAGACTTGTCACAAGGGATGGAGCTTCAAGGAACGGTTCGAAACGTTGTAGATTTTGGTGCGTTTGTAGATATAGGCGTTAAACAGGACGGGCTTGTTCACATCTCTAAACTTACTGATCGATTTGTAAAAAATCCGATGGATGTAGTAAGCGTAGGGCAAGTTGTAACCGTATGGGTAGATTCTGTAGATGTGGCGAAACAGCGAATTGCACTAACGATGATTTCGCCAAAGTAA
- a CDS encoding anti-sigma regulatory factor yields the protein MDIQSCVEVRNEWDIVSARQLGRNMAKELGFGNVDQARITTAISELARNIYLYAGRGKICIEPIDQLGRKGLRIVALDNGPGIREIRKVMEDGYTTSGGLGAGLPGVKRLMDEFSIESTVDVGTEISATKWLR from the coding sequence ATCCAATCCTGTGTGGAAGTACGCAACGAGTGGGACATCGTAAGTGCCCGTCAACTCGGAAGAAACATGGCGAAAGAGCTAGGTTTCGGAAACGTTGATCAAGCAAGAATAACAACAGCGATATCTGAACTCGCCCGTAATATTTATTTATACGCAGGACGAGGTAAGATTTGCATCGAACCAATTGATCAATTAGGAAGAAAAGGACTGCGAATCGTAGCCTTAGATAATGGTCCTGGAATTCGAGAGATCCGAAAAGTTATGGAAGATGGATATACCACTTCTGGCGGATTAGGAGCTGGATTACCAGGCGTGAAGCGTTTAATGGATGAATTCTCAATTGAATCCACGGTTGATGTGGGAACGGAGATATCAGCTACTAAATGGCTTCGTTAG
- a CDS encoding SprT family protein, whose translation MTNEELQKLTEEISIQFFNKTFRHQARFNRRLRTTGGRYLLRSHDIEMNPHLYEAFGMEELIGVIKHELVHYHMHIEGRGYKHGDDDFKYWLNKVGGSRFCQSIPEKRRTESYKYAYMCTDCMQSYKRKRKIDTKRYVCGKCRGKLKQVSLK comes from the coding sequence ATGACGAATGAAGAATTGCAGAAGTTAACTGAGGAAATCTCGATTCAGTTCTTCAATAAAACGTTTCGCCACCAAGCGAGATTCAATAGAAGGCTGCGAACAACAGGAGGACGTTATCTGTTACGATCTCATGATATCGAAATGAACCCTCATCTTTATGAGGCATTCGGTATGGAGGAGTTGATTGGCGTCATTAAGCATGAGCTCGTGCACTATCATATGCATATTGAAGGTAGGGGGTATAAGCACGGTGACGATGACTTCAAATATTGGCTGAATAAAGTAGGAGGCTCTCGTTTCTGTCAATCCATCCCGGAAAAACGAAGAACAGAGAGTTATAAATACGCTTATATGTGTACAGACTGTATGCAGTCTTATAAAAGAAAGAGGAAAATTGATACGAAAAGATATGTGTGTGGAAAGTGCAGAGGGAAATTAAAACAGGTTTCTTTAAAATAG
- a CDS encoding SpoIIE family protein phosphatase: MIEHFQFSRASVSSYQKPKKGNDLCGDSFYVKETEDYLICAVADGLGSGKMAKEASGAATEIIDQNHHESVERLMHLCNEGLRHTRGAVIAIVKVDYHNHTATYSGVGNIRFMISAERQRAIHPLPKVGFLVGKPEKFKVQDFKFVKELTLMLYSDGMDIHTQSRSLLTKMISPKESVLYISGLPQDINDDATCLVGQINLIS, encoded by the coding sequence ATGATCGAACACTTTCAGTTTAGCAGGGCATCAGTTTCCTCTTATCAGAAACCAAAAAAGGGAAATGATCTTTGCGGAGATAGTTTTTATGTGAAAGAAACGGAAGATTATTTGATATGTGCAGTAGCGGATGGTCTAGGGAGCGGTAAGATGGCAAAAGAAGCTTCTGGGGCCGCTACTGAAATTATCGATCAAAATCATCATGAATCTGTTGAGCGTTTAATGCACCTTTGTAATGAGGGGCTAAGACATACTCGCGGTGCAGTGATTGCTATTGTTAAAGTCGATTATCATAATCATACTGCTACTTATTCAGGAGTTGGTAACATCCGTTTTATGATCTCTGCTGAAAGACAAAGAGCGATACATCCTTTGCCGAAAGTTGGATTTCTCGTAGGAAAGCCCGAAAAATTTAAAGTACAGGACTTTAAGTTTGTAAAAGAGTTAACACTGATGCTCTATTCCGATGGTATGGATATTCATACGCAGAGCCGTTCGTTGTTAACGAAAATGATATCACCAAAAGAGTCGGTCCTCTATATAAGTGGATTGCCTCAAGACATCAATGACGATGCAACATGTCTCGTCGGACAAATAAATTTAATCTCGTAA
- the rsbW gene encoding anti-sigma B factor RsbW: MRTASDYIEMKVPAKPDYVGVVRLTISGLANRMGFAFDEIEDIKIAVSEAVTNVVNHAYTDTEDKGQVRIGCNIYDDRMEITVVDQGKSFDVESISKNLGPVDGKSVDQLHEGGLGLFLIDTLMDKVEISSEAGVVVMMTKYLHRDEVEEHVDRISPAPSQ; this comes from the coding sequence ATGAGAACAGCGTCCGACTATATTGAAATGAAGGTCCCTGCAAAACCGGATTATGTAGGCGTCGTCAGGCTAACGATTTCAGGCCTGGCAAACCGCATGGGTTTTGCGTTTGACGAAATTGAAGATATCAAGATCGCAGTATCAGAAGCTGTTACTAACGTTGTCAATCATGCCTATACCGATACTGAAGACAAAGGCCAAGTTCGTATTGGCTGTAATATATATGATGACCGCATGGAAATTACGGTTGTCGACCAAGGAAAAAGTTTTGACGTCGAATCTATCTCAAAAAATCTTGGCCCTGTAGATGGTAAATCAGTTGATCAACTGCATGAGGGAGGTTTAGGCCTCTTTCTGATAGATACATTAATGGACAAGGTAGAAATAAGCAGTGAAGCCGGTGTCGTTGTAATGATGACAAAGTATCTTCACAGAGATGAGGTGGAGGAACATGTCGACAGAATCTCACCAGCGCCTTCACAGTAA
- a CDS encoding PP2C family protein-serine/threonine phosphatase, with product MTAKDALTERYQDLLSVYLKAKTETTLYKGQQFSRKLLEQQISPEDLVSLHIQVMDQLFPDMSEEMRDSFDFLLEAMIGYGFAYREHQSLRDKQQQLESEIEVAASMQQTLLLSDVPEFDQLDIGVVSVPAKKMNGDYYNFVKSGNSLSVAVADIIGKGIPAALCMSMIKYAMDSLPEEQMKPHLLLENLNRVVEQNVHSNMFITMFHGVYEPESHKFYYAGAGHEPGFFYHAKEDEFHDLIAKGLVLGVSRTTTYHPYEKIIEVGDMIVLLSDGVTECRTSKGFIEREEVVSLIRKYMDLPSQKIVENVFQELDRLQGFELRDDFTLIILKRLV from the coding sequence TTGACCGCAAAAGACGCACTAACGGAACGTTACCAAGATTTATTATCGGTCTATCTAAAAGCCAAAACAGAGACGACCCTCTATAAAGGACAACAATTCAGCAGAAAGTTATTAGAACAGCAAATCTCACCAGAAGATCTTGTCAGCTTACACATCCAAGTGATGGATCAGCTGTTTCCGGATATGTCTGAAGAAATGAGAGACTCTTTTGACTTTCTGCTCGAAGCGATGATCGGCTACGGATTTGCTTATCGTGAGCATCAGAGTTTACGTGATAAGCAACAACAGCTTGAATCAGAGATTGAAGTTGCCGCGAGCATGCAGCAGACGCTACTACTCAGTGATGTCCCAGAATTTGACCAGTTGGACATAGGAGTCGTCAGTGTTCCTGCTAAAAAAATGAACGGTGATTATTATAATTTTGTTAAGAGCGGCAACAGTTTAAGTGTCGCTGTAGCAGATATCATCGGTAAAGGCATACCCGCTGCACTCTGTATGTCTATGATTAAGTATGCGATGGACAGTTTGCCTGAAGAACAGATGAAGCCTCATCTGCTTTTGGAGAATCTTAATCGTGTCGTTGAGCAAAACGTTCATAGCAACATGTTCATCACGATGTTTCATGGGGTTTATGAACCTGAAAGTCATAAGTTTTACTATGCGGGTGCTGGTCATGAACCAGGCTTTTTCTATCACGCTAAGGAAGACGAGTTTCATGACTTGATCGCAAAAGGTCTTGTTCTAGGTGTTTCCAGAACAACTACCTATCATCCGTATGAAAAGATCATAGAAGTGGGAGATATGATCGTCCTTCTCTCAGACGGAGTGACCGAGTGTAGAACAAGCAAAGGGTTCATTGAAAGAGAAGAAGTTGTATCTCTTATTCGTAAATATATGGATCTACCCTCTCAGAAGATTGTGGAAAATGTATTTCAAGAGCTCGATCGCCTTCAAGGCTTTGAGCTCAGAGATGATTTTACTTTAATTATTTTAAAACGACTGGTTTAA
- the cmpA gene encoding cortex morphogenetic protein CmpA, translated as MPTWFKRQLRRAYYQKDRYQIRLLNQCWFFYNKKHSSSEE; from the coding sequence ATGCCAACATGGTTTAAAAGACAGCTCCGTCGTGCTTATTATCAAAAAGACCGTTACCAAATCCGCTTACTTAATCAATGCTGGTTCTTTTATAACAAAAAACACTCCTCCAGTGAAGAGTAA